The Pseudomonadota bacterium sequence AGCCGAGGTGCCCGCAACAGCGCAGTGGACGGCTCCGCAAAGCGTGTTGACGCTGCACGGCTACATGCGCGCCCGCGGCGAGGTGCTTAACACCCTGTGGCTGGGTCGCGGTCCAACGTTTCCGGGGGTACCCGATCCGTTTACCCGCTTCAAGCCGCTCGAGCGGCTGCGAGGGGAGGAGCTCGTTGGCGCCGGCCTCTGCAAACCGGATAACAGCGTCCGCCAGGGCCCCGCCGAGTGCGACGCCGACACTCTTGGTTACGCGAACCTGCGGCTTCGTCTTGCGCCCGAGATCCATCTCAGTGAAGACGTTCGCGTCAAGATGATGGTGGACGTTTTGGATAACCTGGTGGCGGGGTCGACTCCGGGCAGCTTCTACGCGGGCCAGGATCCGACGGTAGTGCCCGCGCTCCGGGATCCCTTTGTGTCGACGGCGCTGCCGCCTGGGCGCGGCTTCAATGTGGGGGAGGGCATCGTGGCGAGGCGGGCCTGGGCAGAGGTGCGAAACCGCGATCTTGGCGAGCTGCGCTTTGGACGCATGCCCAATGCCTGGGGCCTCGGGATGGTGGCGCACGCCGGCAACGGTCTTGACGACGATTTTTCTTCGGATGTGGATCGTCTTGCCGTCATCGCCAAGCTCGCCGGACTGTACGTCATGGCAGCCTACGACTATACCGCGGAGGGTATCGTCGAGCCGCGAGGCCCCGGCGGGCTGCCGTACGACACGAGCCAGCTTGACGACGTAGATCAGTTCACGTTCTTCGTTGCTCGCAGGATGGCCGACGAGCCCTTGCGGGCCGCCCTGAAGCAGGGTCGCTTCGTTATCAACTACGGCCTGCTGCTGCAGTACCGCACCCAACAACTCGCATGGGACCAAGCGACGGTGGGCCCCATGGCGCCGATGGCCCCCATGGCGCCGATGGCCCGCGCGCACGGTCTGAATGCCAAGCGATTCACCTGGGACGCCTGGGGTCAGTTCCGGCGCGGCGGCCTGCGGATTGAAGCCGAGGCTGCCCTGATGCACGGCGGGATCGACCGCATCCCGCTCGGCCAGGTCGCCGGAGGCGTGGCACCGGTCGACACCGGAGCCCGAGACCGGTATCGGCTGCTGAGCTTCGGCGGAGTACTCGAGACCGAATACCGGCTGCTGGACGACAAGTTCGGCATGTACTTCTACGCCGGTCTTGCCACGGGTGACAACGGTGTGGAGGGGCTGTCAGCCGACGCCGATGTGGTGACCCAGCTAGCGGTCAACGATGACCTGATCAGCACATTCCGGTTTCATCCCAGCTATCGCGTGGATCTGATCCTGTGGCGTAGGATCATGCGCCAGGTTGCCGGTGCTTTCTACCTCAAGCCGGGACTGAGCTACGACTTGATTCGCAGTGTGGATGGCGAACGATTTGGCGGGCGCGTGGACGTCATCTGGAGCCGCGCCACGCACGTGCTGCAAACGTGGGGCAACAGCGCCAACCTCGGCCTCGAGGTGAACGCCAGCTTGTACTGGCGGACCGAAGGCGGCCCGGAGCTCATCGACGGCTACCATGCGCTGCTCCAGTACGGAGGGCTGTTCCCGAGCAGCGGCCTCGGGACTACGCCCGATGATCCGCAGCCGGTGACGCTCAGGACCGCCCATAACATACGGCTCTTGCTCGGGGTCCAGTTCTAGCCCAAGCGGTACTAGAGCGCGCAAAGGCGCAGCACTTCCTTGAGGATGGTGAGGTCCTCGCGGGCCCGGATCACGAGCGCAGCGATCGGCGAGCCTTGCCGCGAGATGACCCTGTCCGTCTCCTCGGACGAGGTCGCGCGCCTTGCTGCATCGCTGGCGTTGGCCGCCTCGTCGAGCTCGAGCCCCGCAAAGGCCAGCGCACGTGCAGCGCAGCGGCGAATCCGCGGGCTATTCTCGCCGATGCCCCCGGTGAAAACCAGCACATCGATGCCACCTAGGACGCCGACCATGGCACCTAGCGAGCGCCGGATTCCAAGAACGAAACGATCGTAGGCGAGCTGGGCTCGCGCGGAGCCGGCCTGGGCTGCTGAAAGCACCTGGCGCAGGTCCGAGGAGACGCCGGAAACACCGAGCAGGCCCGAGCTCCGGGTGAGCGTGTCGCGCAGCTGTTCGGTCGTGATACCGCAGTGCGTCTGCAGGTGGCAGAGCAGCCCGGGATCGATCGAACCGGAGCGCGTGGCCATCATGGGACCTTCGAGCGGCGTGAAGCCCATGGTCGTGTCCAGCGACCGCCCGCGCTCGACCGCAGTCAGCGAGCAGCCGCTTCCGAGGTGGCACACGACCATTCTGGGGAGGGTGGCGCCGAGCAGCTCGCTGGCCCGCTCCACCGCGTAGGCCACGCTCAGGCCGTGGAAACCAAAGCGCTCGAGCCTGAAACGCTCGCTCCACTCGAAGGGCAAGCCATAACCGGTCGCCGCGTCGGGCAGCGTGCGATGAAACGCCGTGTCGAACGCGGCCACCTGCACGACCTCGGGAAAGGTGCTCGCCACGGCGTCGATGCCCGCGAGTGCGGGTCGCATGTGCTCTGGATCGAGGTGCTCGATCCCGGCAAGCCCGCGGCGAACCGGCTCATCGATCGCCACCGCCTCTCGAAACCGGGAGCCGCCGTGAACCACGCGATGGCCCGCCCGATCGAAGCTCGGCAGCCGGCGCAACGTCGCTTGCAGCTGATTCGCACGATCCTCGGTCGCTTGCGACCTCCAGGCCACGTTCGCACCTGCCACGACCTCCGTGTCGGAATGCAGCACGCTCCACTTCAGGCTGCTCGAACCGGCGTTGAGCACGAGCACCCGACTCACGGGGCCCCCGTCCTCGAATCATGCCGGAAGGTCCAGTCCTTGATCTCCGGCAGGTCGTCTCCGTGGCGCCGGATGTGCTCGCGATGCTCGATGCGCTTGTTCTGCATCGCCTGCCGAATGTGCGCGGAGCGCCCCGCGAGCTTGGCAGCGCGCTCGGCCACGTCGCAGACCAGATGGAAACGGTCCATGTCGTTGAGCACGGTCATATCGAACGGCGTCGTGGTGGTGCCTTCCTCCTTGTAGCCCCGCACGTGCAGGTTGCGGTGGTTGGTTCGACGGTAGGTGAGCCGGTGAATCAACCACGGGTAGCCGTGAAAGGCAAAGACGATCGGCTTGTCCGTGGTGAAGAGCGCGTCGAAGTCGTTGTCATCCAGGCCGTGCGGGTGCTCGCTCCGTGGCTGAAGCCGCATCAGGTCGACCACGTTGACCACCCGCACCCGTAGCTCCGGCACCAGCGAGCGCAGGATATCGACGGCAGCCAGGGTCTCCAGGGTTGGAACGTCGCCGCAGCACGCCAGCACCACGTCGGGCTCCGCGGCCTCGTCGTTGCTGGCCCACTCCCAGATCCCGATGCCCAGGGTGCAGTGCTTGATGGCCTGGTCCAGCGTCAGCCACTGCGGCATGGGCTGTTTGCCCGCAACGATCACGTTGACGTAGTTCTTGCTGCGCAGGCAATGATCGGTCACCGACAGCAAGGTGTTGGCGTCGGGTGGCAGGTAGACCCGAATGACCTCGGCTTTCTTGTTGACCACGTGGTCGATGAAACCGGGATCCTGATGGCTGAAGCCGTTGTGATCCTGGCGCCACACATGAGACGTAAGCAGGTAGTTGAGCGACGCGATCGGCCGTCGCCAGGCGATGTCACGGCTGACCTTGAGCCACTTGGCGTGCTGGTTGAACATGGAATCGACGATGTGGATGAAGGCTTCGTAGCAGGAGAAGAAGCCGTGCCGCCCGGTCAGCAGGTAACCCTCGAGCCAGCCCTGACATTGGTGCTCGCTCAACATCTCCATCACGCGGCCGTCGCGACCCACGTGCTCGTCCGTTTCGAGGATCTCGGCGGCCGACGCCCGGCTCGTGACCTCGAACACGGCTCCCCAGCGATTCGACGCTGTCTCGTCGGGGCTGAACACGCGGAAGTTCTTGGGGTTGCGCCCTATCACGTCGCGGATGAACGCTCCCTGCGCCCGCGTGGCTTCCCCGGCTGCGACGCCCGGGCTCGGTACGTCGATCGCATAGGTGCGGAAGTCCGGCAGCTGCAGATCGCGCAGGAGCATGCCGCCGTTGGCATGGGGGTTGGCGCTCATGCGGCGTTCGCCTGAGGGAGCAAGCCGCGTGATCTCGGCTCTCGGCGCTCCCGCGGCATCGAAGAGCTCTTGTGGACCGTAGCTCTTCATCCAGGCTTCGAGCAGCCGCACATGCTCGGGCCGGTCCATGCTTCCGATCGGCACCTGGTGTGAGCGAAACGAGCCTTCCACGGGGCGCCCGTCGATCTCGGCGGGTCCGGTCCAGCCCTTGGGGCTCGAGAGCACGATCATCGGCAACTGCGGCCGCTGGCGCAAGCCGCCGTCCCGCGCTTCGGCCTGGAACCGGGCGATCATGGTCAGAGCGTGATCGAGTGCGCCGGCCATCTGCTCGTGCATGGCGAGCGGTTCGTTTCCTTCCACGAACAGCGGGGCATGGCCGTAGCCTCGCAGCAGGCTCGCGAGCTCCTCCCGGGGCAGGCGAGCAAGCACCGTGGGACCGGCGATCTTGTAGCCGTTCAGGTGCAGGATCGGCAGGACCGCGCCGTCGCCGACCGGATTCATGAACTTGTTCGAGTGCCAGCTCGTCGCCAGGGGGCCGGTTTCGGCCTCACCGTCACCGATGACGCAGCACGCGATCAGCTC is a genomic window containing:
- a CDS encoding TIGR04551 family protein, whose protein sequence is SVEAQHTANTRSKTPRSAETSPRPSGVSLLQGGGPQLQPPRVELPVLDSETDADESSPEAAPPARRESLAGPQPPGTEAKAASPADAPEPAEVPATAQWTAPQSVLTLHGYMRARGEVLNTLWLGRGPTFPGVPDPFTRFKPLERLRGEELVGAGLCKPDNSVRQGPAECDADTLGYANLRLRLAPEIHLSEDVRVKMMVDVLDNLVAGSTPGSFYAGQDPTVVPALRDPFVSTALPPGRGFNVGEGIVARRAWAEVRNRDLGELRFGRMPNAWGLGMVAHAGNGLDDDFSSDVDRLAVIAKLAGLYVMAAYDYTAEGIVEPRGPGGLPYDTSQLDDVDQFTFFVARRMADEPLRAALKQGRFVINYGLLLQYRTQQLAWDQATVGPMAPMAPMAPMARAHGLNAKRFTWDAWGQFRRGGLRIEAEAALMHGGIDRIPLGQVAGGVAPVDTGARDRYRLLSFGGVLETEYRLLDDKFGMYFYAGLATGDNGVEGLSADADVVTQLAVNDDLISTFRFHPSYRVDLILWRRIMRQVAGAFYLKPGLSYDLIRSVDGERFGGRVDVIWSRATHVLQTWGNSANLGLEVNASLYWRTEGGPELIDGYHALLQYGGLFPSSGLGTTPDDPQPVTLRTAHNIRLLLGVQF
- a CDS encoding acetate/propionate family kinase, giving the protein MSRVLVLNAGSSSLKWSVLHSDTEVVAGANVAWRSQATEDRANQLQATLRRLPSFDRAGHRVVHGGSRFREAVAIDEPVRRGLAGIEHLDPEHMRPALAGIDAVASTFPEVVQVAAFDTAFHRTLPDAATGYGLPFEWSERFRLERFGFHGLSVAYAVERASELLGATLPRMVVCHLGSGCSLTAVERGRSLDTTMGFTPLEGPMMATRSGSIDPGLLCHLQTHCGITTEQLRDTLTRSSGLLGVSGVSSDLRQVLSAAQAGSARAQLAYDRFVLGIRRSLGAMVGVLGGIDVLVFTGGIGENSPRIRRCAARALAFAGLELDEAANASDAARRATSSEETDRVISRQGSPIAALVIRAREDLTILKEVLRLCAL
- a CDS encoding phosphoketolase family protein yields the protein MSTLSPEALQAVHAWWRAANYLSVGQIYLRDNPLLREPLRREHIKARLLGHWGTTPGLNFIYVHLNRVIRERDLSMIYVTGPGHGGPSLIANAYLEGTYSEVYPDVSLDAAGMQRLFKQFSFPGGVPSHVAPETPGSIHEGGELGYALSHAYGAVFDNPELIACCVIGDGEAETGPLATSWHSNKFMNPVGDGAVLPILHLNGYKIAGPTVLARLPREELASLLRGYGHAPLFVEGNEPLAMHEQMAGALDHALTMIARFQAEARDGGLRQRPQLPMIVLSSPKGWTGPAEIDGRPVEGSFRSHQVPIGSMDRPEHVRLLEAWMKSYGPQELFDAAGAPRAEITRLAPSGERRMSANPHANGGMLLRDLQLPDFRTYAIDVPSPGVAAGEATRAQGAFIRDVIGRNPKNFRVFSPDETASNRWGAVFEVTSRASAAEILETDEHVGRDGRVMEMLSEHQCQGWLEGYLLTGRHGFFSCYEAFIHIVDSMFNQHAKWLKVSRDIAWRRPIASLNYLLTSHVWRQDHNGFSHQDPGFIDHVVNKKAEVIRVYLPPDANTLLSVTDHCLRSKNYVNVIVAGKQPMPQWLTLDQAIKHCTLGIGIWEWASNDEAAEPDVVLACCGDVPTLETLAAVDILRSLVPELRVRVVNVVDLMRLQPRSEHPHGLDDNDFDALFTTDKPIVFAFHGYPWLIHRLTYRRTNHRNLHVRGYKEEGTTTTPFDMTVLNDMDRFHLVCDVAERAAKLAGRSAHIRQAMQNKRIEHREHIRRHGDDLPEIKDWTFRHDSRTGAP